A genomic segment from Conger conger chromosome 2, fConCon1.1, whole genome shotgun sequence encodes:
- the gpatch8 gene encoding G patch domain-containing protein 8 isoform X2: MQGRTDPVPIILKYDVMGMGRMEMELDYAEDATEKRRVLEVEKEDTEELRQKYKDYAEKEKAIAKALEDLRANFYCELCDKQYQKHQEFDNHINSYDHAHKQRLKELKQREFARNVSSRSRRDERKQEKMLRRLHELAEQRKQQDCALGSGPMFKPTTVAVDGESNEECAQNPEGVPVSDCAGEGSPREENSLSNASSPKPSSAISAAVNQNSSSPSPTISLMPKVSVSFSLAKKAPVKLETAAAVFADQGEEAQAEESQEEEEATGTPSAASTENPAEEDTQQPDEGGSLASTLSKLKMMMKKDEGFSGQEPQYYHYMPPAHCRVKPKFQFLVFMKASDQSSDHEGEGTAATTTVNPTSKKGGSGEAEMEKKVDKADRTEAVEPATSVTGVKTEPAAEHPPAALPITTPEDCSQRAREPHTGPRLPTSPFFPVLSKDESTMLQWPTELLEFTQAQPSLSYSCNPLYFDFKLSRNRGARAGRATRSADPNAKPAKSEGAGPEGVKQELVQGVCGAEVPGPSAKSKASPTVKEGVTEGREEEKTPQKEKEKSSKKKKKKKKKKHKKSGKHSKRKEKEAAEGETETEVPGEKTKKKKKHKRKKSKTQAPEDKGGEEEDDAGAGAGASGAAEGSASGKRKRLKDEPQKPESEEREGGKGPQKSGPAEGHCSAKRHKPDPGTTASSASTSAQKRSSSGSGRGSRQASSESEDGGSSHRSHQNSTPRQKHRRYSEEDSERSRSRSSRRRGRGPSSRSQSYSSSSERSSVGSSRYSHRSRSYSDSYSDYSNGGRRSKRSSGSDYGRRGGTRRRGRRRRYTSSSSEADSSRSRSHGRRSRHRRHRRSSSRSSSSSSTPRSWRRSSYSRSHSSASRSSSSAKGSSSRRHNSSSGHRNFSHSRIYRSQSPRSSSHGPARKDSARNSNSSSSLHRGGGTGKAGLGGGGERNSLTARQLLERVQSRKGPDETVPGAKPGIKLKDPPQGYFGPKLPPTLGNKAMLPLFGKHPMGKKSPLLSLRRPEEVEKETPGKGAEAGAEVILVEPIREFPPPPPAPQPPQQLEDVTQKGVVQDTVQLPVPETQALPEPRMFERDPNMLVQPYPPEPGQEVPNSVLECLLPDMQHHVAQQHPMHPYPGYPHPGLEEEDMGMEEDDDSSLAPLESQPITFTPEEMEKYSKLQQAAQQHIQQQLLAKQVKSFPSAAAAAALPANLAPAPPPPALQQIHIQQPAASPSASSLTTMQHALLQHHAATAAAIGIHPHAQHPHPHQLAQVHHIPQHHLTPISLSPLGHSLGHSLGHSLIPAHHTAFLSGQPIHIIPASALHHTPLALHHVPHTALYPTLFAPRPNAAAAAAALHLHPLLHPIFSGQDLQHPPNHGS, encoded by the exons gCCGAACGGACCCTGTGCCCATCATCCTCAAATACGATGTCATGGGAATGGGACGCATGGAGATGGAG TTGGACTATGCAGAGGATGCCACTGAGAAGCGCAGGGTTctggaggtggagaaggaggacACGGAGGAGCTGCGACAGAAATACAAG GATTATGctgagaaagagaaagccaTCGCCAAAGCTCTGGAGGACCTGAGGGCCAACTTCTACTGTGAGCTGTGTGACAAACAGTACCAGAAACATCAGGAGTTTGACAATCACATCAACTCCTACGACCACGCTCACAAGCAG AGGCTGAAGGAGCTGAAGCAGCGGGAGTTTGCCAGGAATGTGTCGTCGCGCTCGCGCAGGGAtgagaggaagcaggagaagatgCTGCGGCGGTTGCATGAGCTTGCGGAGCAGAGGAAGCAGCAGGACTG TGCACTTGGTAGTGGCCCCATGTTTAAGCCCACCACCGTGGCAGTCGACGGGGAGAGCAACGAGGAGTGTGCCCAAAACCCTGAGGGAGTGCCCGTCTCAGACTGCGCAGGAGAGGGGTCTCCGCGGGAGGAGAACTCCCTGTCCAACGCCTCGTCGCCTAAGCCGTCCTCGGCAATCAGCGCTGCTGTAAACCAGAacagctcctccccctcccccaccatttCTCTAATGCCCAAAGTCAGTGTGTCCTTCTCCTTGGCCAAGAAGGCTCCGGTCAAGCTGGAGACTGCAGCCGCCGTGTTTGCTGATCAGGGTGAGGAGGCCCAGGCAGAGGAGAGCCAAGAAGAAGAGGAGGCCACAGGGACCCCCAGTGCAGCCAGCACCGAGAACCCCGCAGAGGAGGACACGCAGCAGCCTGATGAGGGGGGATCCCTGGCCTCCACGCTCTCTAagctgaagatgatgatgaagaaggaTGAAGGCTTCTCTGGGCAGGAGCCTCAGTACTACCACTACATGCCCCCGGCCCACTGCCGGGTCAAGCCCAAATTCCAGTTCCTCGTGTTCATGAAGGCATCGGACCAGAGCAGCGACCATGAGGGCGAAGGGACAGCTGCCACTACCACGGTCAACCCCACAAGCAAGAAGGGTGGATCTGGGGAAGCCGAGATGGAGAAAAAGGTTGACAAGGCTGATCGAACTGAAGCCGTAGAGCCCGCGACTTCTGTGACTGGCGTGAAGACGGAACCTGCAGCCGAGCATCCTCCTGCCGCCCTGCCCATAACAACTCCAGAGGACTGCAGCCAGAGGGCACGTGAGCCCCACACAGGTCCCCGCCTTCCTACCAGCCCCTTCTTCCCTGTACTCAGTAAGGATGAAAGCACCATGCTTCAGTGGCCTACAGAGCTGCTGGAATTCACACAAGCTCAGCCCTCGCTCTCCTACAGCTGTAATCCCCTTTACTTTGACTTCAAGCTCTCCCGCAACAGAGGGGCTCGTGCCGGGAGGGCTACCCGCTCCGCAGATCCCAACGCCAAACCTGCCAAGTCCGAAGGGGCTGGTCCAGAAGGAGTCAAGCAAGAGCTTGTCCAAGGGGTGTGTGGAGCTGAGGTCCCGGGACCCAGCGCGAAGAGCAAAGCGAGCCCCACTGTGAAGGAAGGGgtcactgagggaagggaagaggagaagaccccacagaaagaaaaggaaaaaagcagcaaaaaaaagaaaaagaagaaaaaaaagaagcataagAAGTCCGGTAAGCATTCgaagaggaaagagaaagaggcagctgagggagagacagagacggaggtcccaggagaaaaaacaaagaagaagaaaaagcacAAGCGAAAGAAAAGTAAGACCCAAGCACCAGAGGacaagggaggagaggaggaggatgatgcGGGAGCGGGGGCCGGAGCTTCAGGAGCTGCGGAAGGGTCTGCTTCGGGGAAGAGGAAGCGGCTGAAGGATGAGCCACAAAAACCAGAGTctgaggagagggaaggagggaaaggCCCTCAGAAATCTGGCCCAGCAGAAGGACACTGCAGTGCCAAGCGGCACAAGCCTGACCCTGGAACCACAGCATCCAGCGCCTCCACCTCCGCCCAGAAACGCTCGAGCAGTGGGAGCGGTCGGGGCAGCAGGCAGGCCAGCAGCGAGAGTGAGGACGGGGGCTCCTCCCATCGCTCCCACCAAAACTCCACGCCCCGGCAGAAGCACAGGCGCTACAGCGAGGAGGACTCTGAGCGCTCCCGTAGCCGTTCCTCTCGCcgccgggggcggggcccctCCTCGCGCAGCCAGTCGTACTCCAGCAGCTCGGAGCGCTCCTCAGTGGGCAGCAGCCGCTACAGCCACCGCAGCCGCAGCTACAGTGACAGCTACAGCGACTACAGCAACGGCGGCCGGCGCTCCAAGCGTTCCTCCGGCTCGGATTACGGGCGGCGTGGCGGGACCCGGCGCAGAGGCCGGCGGCGGCGCTACACATCCTCGTCCTCGGAGGCGGACTCCAGCCGCTCGCGGAGCCACGGCCGGCGGAGCAGGCATCGGCGACACCGCCGCAGTAGCTCTCgcagctccagcagcagcagcacgcCGCGCTCCTGGAGGCGCAGCAGCTACAGCCGTAGCCACAGCTCGGCCAGCCGCTCCTCCAGCTCCGCCAAGGGCTCCTCCTCCCGCCGGCACAACAGCTCCAGCGGCCACCGCAACTTCAGCCACTCTCGCATCTACCGCTCGCAGTCGCCCCGCTCCTCCTCGCATGGCCCCGCGCGCAAGGACTCTGCGCGCAACAGCAATTCGTCATCCTCCCTGCACAGGGGTGGTGGGACAGGGAAGGCCGGTTTGGGTGGCGGAGGGGAACGTAACTCCCTAACTGCCAGGCAACTGCTCGAGAGGGTGCAGTCCCGCAAGGGTCCGGATGAGACTGTGCCTGGAGCGAAGCCAGGCATCAAGCTCAAGGACCCCCCACAGGGATACTTTGGGCCCAAGCTGCCCCCAACCTTGGGGAACAAAGCGATGCTGCCCCTGTTTGGGAAGCATCCAATGGGTAAGAAGTCCCCGCTTCTATCCCTGCGGAGGCcggaggaggtggagaaggagacCCCGGGCAAGGGCGCAGAGGCCGGGGCCGAGGTGATCCTCGTGGAGCCCATCCGGGAGTTCCCACCTCCCCCGCCCGCTCCTCAGCCCCCACAGCAACTTGAGGATGTGACGCAGAAGGGGGTGGTGCAGGACACGGTGCAGCTCCCCGTCCCTGAGACGCAGGCACTACCAGAGCCACGGATGTTTGAGCGGGACCCCAACATGCTGGTGCAACCGTACCCCCCTGAGCCCGGACAAGAGGTACCCAACTCAGTACTGGAGTGCCTCCTGCCTGACATGCAGCATCATGTGGCCCAGCAGCATCCCATGCACCCCTACCCTGGGTACCCGCACCCCGGCTTGGAGGAAGAAGACATGGGTATGGAGGAGGACGACGACTCTTCTTTGGCTCCTCTGGAGAGCCAGCCCATCACCTTCACCCCGGAGGAGATGGAGAAGTACAGTAAGCTTCAGCAGGCTGCCCAACAGCAcatccagcagcagctgctggcCAAGCAGGTCAAGAGCTTCCCGTCTGCGGCAGCCGCAGCGGCTCTCCCTGCCAACCTTGCTCCTGCGCCGCCCCCTCCCGCCCTGCAGCAGATCCACATCCAGCAGCCGGCCGCCTCTCCTTCGGCCAGCTCCCTCACCACCATGCAGCACGCCCTCCTGCAGCACCACGCGGCCACTGCGGCCGCCATCGGCATCCACCCCCACGCACAGCACCCGCACCCCCACCAGCTGGCCCAGGTGCACCACATCCCCCAGCACCACCTCACCCCCATCTCCCTTTCTCCACTCGGCCACTCTCTGGGCCACTCGCTGGGGCACTCACTCATTCCCGCTCACCACACTGCCTTCCTCTCCGGCCAGCCCATCCACATCATCCCTGCCTCTGCTCTCCACCACACCCCGCTGGCCCTGCATCACGTCCCGCACACGGCCCTCTACCCCACTCTCTTTGCGCCCCGGCCCAATGCCGCCgcagctgctgctgccctgCACTTGCACCCCCTGCTGCACCCCATTTTCTCGGGACAGGACCTCCAGCACCCCCCCAACCACGGCTCCTGA
- the gpatch8 gene encoding G patch domain-containing protein 8 isoform X1 produces the protein MADRFSRFNEDRDFQGGNHFDQYEEGQLELEQASLDKPIESDNIGHRLLQKHGWKLGQGLGKTMQGRTDPVPIILKYDVMGMGRMEMELDYAEDATEKRRVLEVEKEDTEELRQKYKDYAEKEKAIAKALEDLRANFYCELCDKQYQKHQEFDNHINSYDHAHKQRLKELKQREFARNVSSRSRRDERKQEKMLRRLHELAEQRKQQDCALGSGPMFKPTTVAVDGESNEECAQNPEGVPVSDCAGEGSPREENSLSNASSPKPSSAISAAVNQNSSSPSPTISLMPKVSVSFSLAKKAPVKLETAAAVFADQGEEAQAEESQEEEEATGTPSAASTENPAEEDTQQPDEGGSLASTLSKLKMMMKKDEGFSGQEPQYYHYMPPAHCRVKPKFQFLVFMKASDQSSDHEGEGTAATTTVNPTSKKGGSGEAEMEKKVDKADRTEAVEPATSVTGVKTEPAAEHPPAALPITTPEDCSQRAREPHTGPRLPTSPFFPVLSKDESTMLQWPTELLEFTQAQPSLSYSCNPLYFDFKLSRNRGARAGRATRSADPNAKPAKSEGAGPEGVKQELVQGVCGAEVPGPSAKSKASPTVKEGVTEGREEEKTPQKEKEKSSKKKKKKKKKKHKKSGKHSKRKEKEAAEGETETEVPGEKTKKKKKHKRKKSKTQAPEDKGGEEEDDAGAGAGASGAAEGSASGKRKRLKDEPQKPESEEREGGKGPQKSGPAEGHCSAKRHKPDPGTTASSASTSAQKRSSSGSGRGSRQASSESEDGGSSHRSHQNSTPRQKHRRYSEEDSERSRSRSSRRRGRGPSSRSQSYSSSSERSSVGSSRYSHRSRSYSDSYSDYSNGGRRSKRSSGSDYGRRGGTRRRGRRRRYTSSSSEADSSRSRSHGRRSRHRRHRRSSSRSSSSSSTPRSWRRSSYSRSHSSASRSSSSAKGSSSRRHNSSSGHRNFSHSRIYRSQSPRSSSHGPARKDSARNSNSSSSLHRGGGTGKAGLGGGGERNSLTARQLLERVQSRKGPDETVPGAKPGIKLKDPPQGYFGPKLPPTLGNKAMLPLFGKHPMGKKSPLLSLRRPEEVEKETPGKGAEAGAEVILVEPIREFPPPPPAPQPPQQLEDVTQKGVVQDTVQLPVPETQALPEPRMFERDPNMLVQPYPPEPGQEVPNSVLECLLPDMQHHVAQQHPMHPYPGYPHPGLEEEDMGMEEDDDSSLAPLESQPITFTPEEMEKYSKLQQAAQQHIQQQLLAKQVKSFPSAAAAAALPANLAPAPPPPALQQIHIQQPAASPSASSLTTMQHALLQHHAATAAAIGIHPHAQHPHPHQLAQVHHIPQHHLTPISLSPLGHSLGHSLGHSLIPAHHTAFLSGQPIHIIPASALHHTPLALHHVPHTALYPTLFAPRPNAAAAAAALHLHPLLHPIFSGQDLQHPPNHGS, from the exons gCCGAACGGACCCTGTGCCCATCATCCTCAAATACGATGTCATGGGAATGGGACGCATGGAGATGGAG TTGGACTATGCAGAGGATGCCACTGAGAAGCGCAGGGTTctggaggtggagaaggaggacACGGAGGAGCTGCGACAGAAATACAAG GATTATGctgagaaagagaaagccaTCGCCAAAGCTCTGGAGGACCTGAGGGCCAACTTCTACTGTGAGCTGTGTGACAAACAGTACCAGAAACATCAGGAGTTTGACAATCACATCAACTCCTACGACCACGCTCACAAGCAG AGGCTGAAGGAGCTGAAGCAGCGGGAGTTTGCCAGGAATGTGTCGTCGCGCTCGCGCAGGGAtgagaggaagcaggagaagatgCTGCGGCGGTTGCATGAGCTTGCGGAGCAGAGGAAGCAGCAGGACTG TGCACTTGGTAGTGGCCCCATGTTTAAGCCCACCACCGTGGCAGTCGACGGGGAGAGCAACGAGGAGTGTGCCCAAAACCCTGAGGGAGTGCCCGTCTCAGACTGCGCAGGAGAGGGGTCTCCGCGGGAGGAGAACTCCCTGTCCAACGCCTCGTCGCCTAAGCCGTCCTCGGCAATCAGCGCTGCTGTAAACCAGAacagctcctccccctcccccaccatttCTCTAATGCCCAAAGTCAGTGTGTCCTTCTCCTTGGCCAAGAAGGCTCCGGTCAAGCTGGAGACTGCAGCCGCCGTGTTTGCTGATCAGGGTGAGGAGGCCCAGGCAGAGGAGAGCCAAGAAGAAGAGGAGGCCACAGGGACCCCCAGTGCAGCCAGCACCGAGAACCCCGCAGAGGAGGACACGCAGCAGCCTGATGAGGGGGGATCCCTGGCCTCCACGCTCTCTAagctgaagatgatgatgaagaaggaTGAAGGCTTCTCTGGGCAGGAGCCTCAGTACTACCACTACATGCCCCCGGCCCACTGCCGGGTCAAGCCCAAATTCCAGTTCCTCGTGTTCATGAAGGCATCGGACCAGAGCAGCGACCATGAGGGCGAAGGGACAGCTGCCACTACCACGGTCAACCCCACAAGCAAGAAGGGTGGATCTGGGGAAGCCGAGATGGAGAAAAAGGTTGACAAGGCTGATCGAACTGAAGCCGTAGAGCCCGCGACTTCTGTGACTGGCGTGAAGACGGAACCTGCAGCCGAGCATCCTCCTGCCGCCCTGCCCATAACAACTCCAGAGGACTGCAGCCAGAGGGCACGTGAGCCCCACACAGGTCCCCGCCTTCCTACCAGCCCCTTCTTCCCTGTACTCAGTAAGGATGAAAGCACCATGCTTCAGTGGCCTACAGAGCTGCTGGAATTCACACAAGCTCAGCCCTCGCTCTCCTACAGCTGTAATCCCCTTTACTTTGACTTCAAGCTCTCCCGCAACAGAGGGGCTCGTGCCGGGAGGGCTACCCGCTCCGCAGATCCCAACGCCAAACCTGCCAAGTCCGAAGGGGCTGGTCCAGAAGGAGTCAAGCAAGAGCTTGTCCAAGGGGTGTGTGGAGCTGAGGTCCCGGGACCCAGCGCGAAGAGCAAAGCGAGCCCCACTGTGAAGGAAGGGgtcactgagggaagggaagaggagaagaccccacagaaagaaaaggaaaaaagcagcaaaaaaaagaaaaagaagaaaaaaaagaagcataagAAGTCCGGTAAGCATTCgaagaggaaagagaaagaggcagctgagggagagacagagacggaggtcccaggagaaaaaacaaagaagaagaaaaagcacAAGCGAAAGAAAAGTAAGACCCAAGCACCAGAGGacaagggaggagaggaggaggatgatgcGGGAGCGGGGGCCGGAGCTTCAGGAGCTGCGGAAGGGTCTGCTTCGGGGAAGAGGAAGCGGCTGAAGGATGAGCCACAAAAACCAGAGTctgaggagagggaaggagggaaaggCCCTCAGAAATCTGGCCCAGCAGAAGGACACTGCAGTGCCAAGCGGCACAAGCCTGACCCTGGAACCACAGCATCCAGCGCCTCCACCTCCGCCCAGAAACGCTCGAGCAGTGGGAGCGGTCGGGGCAGCAGGCAGGCCAGCAGCGAGAGTGAGGACGGGGGCTCCTCCCATCGCTCCCACCAAAACTCCACGCCCCGGCAGAAGCACAGGCGCTACAGCGAGGAGGACTCTGAGCGCTCCCGTAGCCGTTCCTCTCGCcgccgggggcggggcccctCCTCGCGCAGCCAGTCGTACTCCAGCAGCTCGGAGCGCTCCTCAGTGGGCAGCAGCCGCTACAGCCACCGCAGCCGCAGCTACAGTGACAGCTACAGCGACTACAGCAACGGCGGCCGGCGCTCCAAGCGTTCCTCCGGCTCGGATTACGGGCGGCGTGGCGGGACCCGGCGCAGAGGCCGGCGGCGGCGCTACACATCCTCGTCCTCGGAGGCGGACTCCAGCCGCTCGCGGAGCCACGGCCGGCGGAGCAGGCATCGGCGACACCGCCGCAGTAGCTCTCgcagctccagcagcagcagcacgcCGCGCTCCTGGAGGCGCAGCAGCTACAGCCGTAGCCACAGCTCGGCCAGCCGCTCCTCCAGCTCCGCCAAGGGCTCCTCCTCCCGCCGGCACAACAGCTCCAGCGGCCACCGCAACTTCAGCCACTCTCGCATCTACCGCTCGCAGTCGCCCCGCTCCTCCTCGCATGGCCCCGCGCGCAAGGACTCTGCGCGCAACAGCAATTCGTCATCCTCCCTGCACAGGGGTGGTGGGACAGGGAAGGCCGGTTTGGGTGGCGGAGGGGAACGTAACTCCCTAACTGCCAGGCAACTGCTCGAGAGGGTGCAGTCCCGCAAGGGTCCGGATGAGACTGTGCCTGGAGCGAAGCCAGGCATCAAGCTCAAGGACCCCCCACAGGGATACTTTGGGCCCAAGCTGCCCCCAACCTTGGGGAACAAAGCGATGCTGCCCCTGTTTGGGAAGCATCCAATGGGTAAGAAGTCCCCGCTTCTATCCCTGCGGAGGCcggaggaggtggagaaggagacCCCGGGCAAGGGCGCAGAGGCCGGGGCCGAGGTGATCCTCGTGGAGCCCATCCGGGAGTTCCCACCTCCCCCGCCCGCTCCTCAGCCCCCACAGCAACTTGAGGATGTGACGCAGAAGGGGGTGGTGCAGGACACGGTGCAGCTCCCCGTCCCTGAGACGCAGGCACTACCAGAGCCACGGATGTTTGAGCGGGACCCCAACATGCTGGTGCAACCGTACCCCCCTGAGCCCGGACAAGAGGTACCCAACTCAGTACTGGAGTGCCTCCTGCCTGACATGCAGCATCATGTGGCCCAGCAGCATCCCATGCACCCCTACCCTGGGTACCCGCACCCCGGCTTGGAGGAAGAAGACATGGGTATGGAGGAGGACGACGACTCTTCTTTGGCTCCTCTGGAGAGCCAGCCCATCACCTTCACCCCGGAGGAGATGGAGAAGTACAGTAAGCTTCAGCAGGCTGCCCAACAGCAcatccagcagcagctgctggcCAAGCAGGTCAAGAGCTTCCCGTCTGCGGCAGCCGCAGCGGCTCTCCCTGCCAACCTTGCTCCTGCGCCGCCCCCTCCCGCCCTGCAGCAGATCCACATCCAGCAGCCGGCCGCCTCTCCTTCGGCCAGCTCCCTCACCACCATGCAGCACGCCCTCCTGCAGCACCACGCGGCCACTGCGGCCGCCATCGGCATCCACCCCCACGCACAGCACCCGCACCCCCACCAGCTGGCCCAGGTGCACCACATCCCCCAGCACCACCTCACCCCCATCTCCCTTTCTCCACTCGGCCACTCTCTGGGCCACTCGCTGGGGCACTCACTCATTCCCGCTCACCACACTGCCTTCCTCTCCGGCCAGCCCATCCACATCATCCCTGCCTCTGCTCTCCACCACACCCCGCTGGCCCTGCATCACGTCCCGCACACGGCCCTCTACCCCACTCTCTTTGCGCCCCGGCCCAATGCCGCCgcagctgctgctgccctgCACTTGCACCCCCTGCTGCACCCCATTTTCTCGGGACAGGACCTCCAGCACCCCCCCAACCACGGCTCCTGA